A genomic stretch from Fusarium musae strain F31 chromosome 9, whole genome shotgun sequence includes:
- a CDS encoding hypothetical protein (EggNog:ENOG41), with amino-acid sequence MSSHNSTIVYPGVPTIEEDPRARINVMIDIFNAGLSSGSGGKLDRGLYHEIFTAYKLVQDYKIMHGNQISRPLTDSEKREGLNGSSQMITVPLQGNKYRELDMVYDEDGTTFIVEAKNTKTVDHSQLQPNIQLAQQIQGALVYAIGEKDGQERALNEAYKKLKDQHQSSSTGSFPPLHVLRIPDKVSNIMADNKPMSLLSLSSTFQVSQFNIAEVTGEFNHEERGFSLFR; translated from the coding sequence ATGTCGAGCCATAATTCAACCATCGTCTATCCTGGCGTTCCTACAATTGAAGAAGACCCGCGGGCTCGTATTAATGTCATGAttgacatcttcaacgctGGCCTTTCATCTGGCTCGGGCGGCAAGCTTGACAGAGGCTTGTACCATGAGATATTCACGGCATACAAGCTCGTCCAGGATTATAAAATCATGCATGGCAACCAGATCTCCAGACCTCTTACTGATTCAGAGAAGCGAGAGGGTCTGAATGGAAGCTCGCAAATGATCACTGTTCCCTTGCAGGGTAACAAATACCGAGAGCTGGACATGGTCTACGACGAAGACGGAACTACCTTCATCGTCGAGgccaaaaacaccaagactgtTGATCACAGTCAGCTCCAGCCCAATATCCAACTGGCACAGCAAATCCAAGGAGCCTTGGTGTATGCGATCGGTGAGAAGGATGGTCAGGAACGAGCTCTCAATGAAGCATACAAAAAGCTCAAAGATCAACACCAGTCGAGCAGTACTGGGAGCTTCCCTCCTCTCCACGTCCTGCGGATTCCCGATAAAGTCTCGAACATCATGGCGGACAACAAACCCATGAGTCTACTATCGCTTTCATCCACGTTTCAGGTTTCCCAGTTCAACATTGCTGAGGTAACAGGGGAGTTTAATCATGAGGAACGTGGTTTCTCGTTATTTAGATAG